One part of the Solea solea chromosome 16, fSolSol10.1, whole genome shotgun sequence genome encodes these proteins:
- the sp100.1 gene encoding nuclear body protein SP140-like protein yields the protein MDPLDFLEPEQLQEFLRRHKTELSCMEKPQTFLNQLRDQKLIPEDRYKKVTRMKSKDNIKKGLYDILDELEKEQSQHIRLFWSCMFKDTIMTHYPHLRLLHRSLMDGSFQFDTQLPEKVEKEETNERKKKEDEKEEEQGKSVKKRMKRTKRVCYDDDDDDDEEQQPGASSQSAPSQRKKSRKICFESPSKKGEKSDIWTWLIYKELLPVTCGSQEGTLYRNRLAKGEECISFEEKWFTPTEFERFAGKGSYKNWKLSIQCNGTPLRNLIQKGDLKPGSYKRRNKTKQRLAKKSLFPLTSTEGEQGEEETDDGDEEDDQDQRSSDVTDEDAEREEQTEPDECQVFKVTCRDVAATLHRKRFGSGRRGKCIRTETSWLTPVEFVKMAASCQTDVSWRRDIKWKREPINVLIEAKILRIHSLLCECRCCSTDEISLDDQKNDDVCWICKREEEKLVMCDHCPRSFHQKCHLPPVDDADVGDSRPWMCTFCVATQEWRLGDQVETLVALSHLVSPHLMECQYLLLSLYSTDESRKIASISSIAMEDSSSVNQTLPWLDSIADNLQAEKYLRIKDFVSDVQHIFTNCASEHQHHPEVLSMVAQLKEIFNQRFNSVFNICDGSVGCLH from the exons ATGGATCCATTGGACTTTCTGGAGCCTGAGCAACTGCAGGAGTTTCTCCGACGTCATAAAACAGAGCTGTCCTGCATGGAGAAGCCGCAAACCTTCCTCAACCAGCTGAGGGACCAAAAACTCATTCCCGAGGACAGGTACAAG aaggTGACTCGCATGAAGAGCAAAGACAACATAAAAAAGGGcctttatgacattttggacgagttGGAGAAGGAGCAGTCTCAGCACATCCGCCTGTTCTGGAGCTGCATGTTTAAGGATACAATCATGACCCACTACCCGCATCTGCGACTGCTGCACAGAAGCCTCATGGACG GGTCTTTCCAATTTGACACACAACTGCCTGAGAAGGTGGAAAAGGAAGAgacaaatgaaaggaaaaagaaggaagacgagaaggaggaggagcaaggGAAGTCGGTGAAAAAGAGGATGAAGCGAACAAAAAGAGTCTGttatgatgacgacgatgatgatgatgaggagcagCAGCCTGGTGCATCATCTCAGTCGGCTCCAAGTCAAAGGAAGAAGTCAAGAAAAATATGCTTCG agtcTCCTTCAAAGAAGGGAGAGAAGAGTGACATTTGGACGTGGCTCATTTATAAGGAACTGCTACCTGTGACCTGTGGATCCCAGGAAGGAACGCTATACAGAAACAGACTGGCAAAAG GGGAGGAGTGTATTTCATTCGAAGAAAAGTGGTTTACACCAACTGAATTTGAGAGGTTTGCAGGGAAGGGAAGCTATAAAAACTGGAAATTGAGCATTCAGTGTAATGGGACCCCACTGAGAAATCTGATACAG aAAGGGGATCTAAAACCTGGAAGctacaaaagaagaaataagacGAAACAAAGATTg GCCAAGAAATCCCTGTTCCCATTGACATCGACag AAGGagaacaaggagaagaagaaacggACGATGGCGATGAGGAGGATGACCAGGACCAGAGATCTTCAGATGTCACAG ATGAGGATGCAGAGCGTGAGGAGCAGACTGAGCCAGATGAGTGCCAAGTGTTCAAAGTGACATGTAGAGATGTAGCTGCGACCTTACACCGAAAACGCTTTGGCTCAG GGAGGCGTGGGAAATGTATTCGCACTGAGACGAGCTGGTTGACCCCCGTGGAGTTTGTGAAAATGGCGGCGTCGTGTCAGACAGACGTCAGCTGGAGAAGAGACATCAAGTGGAAAAGAGAACCAATCAATGTCCTCATAGAG GCAAAAATCTTGAGGATCcactcactgctgtgtgagtgcagaTGTTGCAGTACAGATGAGATCTCTCTG GATGATcagaaaaatgatgatgtgtgtTGGATCTGCAAAAGGGAAGAAGAGAAGCTGGTCATGTGTGATCACTGCCCGCGCTCCTTCCACCAGAAGTGTCACCTACCTCCTGTGGACGATGCAGATGTGGG gGATAGCAGACCATGGATGTGCACGTTCTGTGTCGCCACTCAGGAATGGCGTCTCGGTGATCAGGTGGAGACGTTGGTCGCTCTGTCTCACCTAGTTTCACCACACTTGATG GAATGTCAGTATCTTCTCTTGAGCTTATACAGCACTGATGAGTCACGAAAAATTGCTTCAATTTCAAGTATTGCT ATGGAGGATTCCTCCTCTGTCAACCAGACTCTGCCATGGCTGGACAGCATAGCAGACAACCTACAGGCGGAAAAATACCTAAGGATAAAGGATTTTGTGTCAGATGTTCaacacattttcaccaactgtGCCTCAGAACACCAA catcATCCAGAAGTCCTTTCCATGGTTGCACAACTAAAGGAGATATTTAACCAAAGATTCAATAGTGTCTTCAACATTTGTGACGGGAGTGTTGGCTGTTTGCACTAA